The proteins below are encoded in one region of Podarcis raffonei isolate rPodRaf1 chromosome 6, rPodRaf1.pri, whole genome shotgun sequence:
- the GPR61 gene encoding G-protein coupled receptor 61: protein MEPSLPTQWVRNSARIRRLLQTSQSSLLLNSSLDTKTRDVASESVGLFFMLLIDLTAIVGNVAIMTVIIKTPALRKFVFVFHLCLVDLLAAVTLMPLAMLSSSAFFDGTAFGDAICHIYLFLSVCFITMCILSISAINVERYYYVVHPMRYEVKMTVGLVVCVLVGVWIKAVVMSIIPILGWLSQDRASSSAAYGGQSCTLQWSRSAYCKFFVAFFALFYFLLPVLIILVVYCSMFKVARVAAMHHGPLPTWMETPRQRSESLSSRSTMVTSSGAPRTTPQRTFGGGKAVIILLAVGGQFLFCWLPYFSFHLYSVLSSHFPGRQTENVVTWIGYFSFTSNPFFYGCLNRQIRGELSKHLTCFFKQPPEEDLRLPSREGSIEENFLQFLQGTGCNAEARNTLTHPSPKRDQPTIDFRIPGQIAEETSEFLDQHMNSDITVSDSYIRAARSPKPEL from the coding sequence ATGgagccttctctccccacccagtGGGTGCGGAATTCCGCCAGGATCAGGAGGCTGCTGCAGACAAGCCAGAGCTCTCTGCTCCTCAATTCCAGCCTCGACACGAAGACCAGAGATGTGGCCTCTGAGTCTGTGGGCCTCTTCTTCATGCTCTTGATTGACTTGACAGCCATTGTAGGCAATGTAGCCATTATGACGGTCATCATCAAGACACCTGCACTGAGGAAGTTCGTCTTTGTGTTCCACCTCTGCCTGGTGGATCTCCTGGCTGCCGTCACCCTGATGCCTCTGGCTATGCTGTCCAGCTCAGCCTTCTTTGACGGCACGGCCTTTGGGGATGCCATATGCCACATCTACCTGTTCTTGAGCGTCTGCTTCATCACCATGTGCATCCTCTCCATCTCGGCCATTAACGTTGAGCGCTACTACTATGTGGTGCACCCCATGCGCTACGAGGTGAAAATGACTGTGGGCCTGGTTGTCTGTGTCCTGGTTGGTGTCTGGATCAAGGCTGTGGTCATGTCCATCATCCCTATCCTGGGCTGGCTCTCCCAAGACCGTGCCAGTAGTTCAGCAGCCTATGGGGGACAGAGCTGCACCTTGCAGTGGAGTCGGAGTGCCTACTGCAAATTCTTTGTGGCTTTCTTTGCTCTTTTCTACTTCCTCCTGCCTGTCCTCATCATCCTGGTTGTCTACTGCAGCATGTTCAAAGTGGCCAGAGTGGCTGCCATGCACCATGGCCCACTCCCCACTTGGATGGAGACCCCACGGCAGCGGTCAGAATCCCTTAGCAGTAGATCCACTATGGTGACTAGTTCAGGAGCCCCTCGGACTACCCCTCAGAGGACGTTTGGGGGTGGGAAAGCTGTCATCATCCTCCTGGCCGTGGGGGGCCAATTCCTCTTCTGTTGGCTGCCATACTTCTCCTTTCATCTCTACTCTGTGCTGAGCTCCCATTTCCCCGGCCGGCAGACAGAGAATGTGGTTACTTGGATTGGCTACTTTTCCTTCACCTCCAATCCTTTCTTTTACGGGTGCCTCAATCGACAGATCCGAGGAGAGCTGAGTAAGCACCTCACCTGTTTCTTCAAGCAGCCACCAGAGGAAGACCTCAGGTTACCCAGCAGAGAAGGCTCCATTGAGGAGAACTTCTTGCAGTTCCTACAAGGGACGGGTTGCAATGCTGAGGCCAGAAACACTCTTACCCATCCTAGCCCTAAAAGGGACCAGCCGACCATTGATTTCCGGATCCCAGGTCAAATTGCAGAAGAGACCTCGGAGTTCCTGGACCAGCACATGAACAGTGACATCACTGTATCCGACAGCTACATCAGGGCTGCACGTTCACCCAAACCTGAGTTGTAG